One Gordonia mangrovi genomic region harbors:
- a CDS encoding allantoate amidohydrolase produces MTESITHTTSVSGLLAEIADIGTDSARGGYSRPVYSAAELELREWFIAAARARSLDIEQDRNGIIWAWWNPARLPLTDAVVTGSHLDSVPGGGAFDGPLGVASALAAIDSLQAGSVMPERPLALAVFPEEEGSRYGLACLGSQLMTGAVTPQRAAALTDADGTTFADLAARNGLDPAGMGRDDERLSQIGCFVELHVEQGRGLIDQDRAIAIGSSILGHGRWRLSFSGQGNHAGTTLMDGRRDPMLAAAATVLDVRRLGRAVDGARATVGKLDPIPGGSNVIASRVDVWLDVRHSDDAVVAALVADIAAVAREHAGAEGCSVTLTEASMSPRVDFHPGLRGRLSDILPDAPILPTGAGHDAGVLKEEIPTAMLFVRNPTGISHSPEEYVEDPDADAGGDTLATVLADLLTQP; encoded by the coding sequence ATGACCGAATCCATCACCCACACGACCTCGGTGAGCGGTCTGCTCGCCGAGATCGCCGACATCGGCACCGACAGCGCCCGTGGCGGTTACAGCCGGCCGGTGTACTCCGCTGCCGAGCTCGAGCTTCGAGAATGGTTCATCGCAGCGGCCCGCGCACGATCACTGGACATCGAGCAGGACCGCAACGGCATCATCTGGGCGTGGTGGAACCCTGCCCGGCTCCCCCTCACCGACGCGGTGGTCACCGGTAGCCACCTCGATTCGGTTCCCGGCGGCGGCGCCTTCGACGGCCCGCTCGGTGTCGCGTCCGCGCTCGCCGCCATCGACTCCCTGCAGGCCGGTTCGGTGATGCCCGAGCGTCCCCTCGCGCTGGCGGTCTTCCCCGAGGAGGAGGGCTCACGCTACGGATTGGCCTGCCTGGGTTCGCAGTTGATGACCGGCGCGGTCACCCCCCAACGGGCTGCCGCGCTCACCGACGCCGACGGCACCACCTTCGCCGACCTCGCGGCCCGCAACGGACTCGATCCGGCCGGCATGGGTCGTGACGACGAGCGACTGTCGCAGATCGGCTGCTTCGTGGAACTGCATGTCGAGCAGGGTCGCGGTCTGATCGATCAGGACCGGGCCATCGCGATCGGGTCGTCGATCCTCGGCCACGGACGGTGGCGACTGTCGTTCAGCGGCCAAGGCAATCACGCCGGCACCACCCTGATGGACGGGCGCCGCGACCCCATGCTCGCCGCCGCCGCAACGGTTCTGGACGTACGACGACTCGGCCGGGCCGTCGATGGTGCCCGCGCCACCGTCGGTAAACTCGATCCGATTCCGGGTGGCAGCAACGTGATCGCATCACGGGTCGATGTCTGGCTCGACGTCCGCCATTCCGACGACGCCGTGGTGGCCGCGCTGGTCGCCGACATCGCTGCCGTCGCCCGCGAGCATGCTGGGGCCGAGGGCTGCTCGGTGACGCTGACCGAGGCGTCGATGAGTCCACGGGTGGACTTCCATCCCGGCCTGCGCGGTCGGCTCTCCGACATCCTGCCCGACGCCCCGATCCTGCCGACCGGCGCCGGTCACGACGCCGGCGTTCTCAAAGAGGAGATCCCCACGGCGATGCTGTTCGTCCGCAACCCCACCGGCATCTCGCACTCCCCCGAAGAGTACGTCGAGGACCCTGACGCCGATGCCGGCGGCGACACCCTCGCCACCGTTCTCGCGGATCTGCTGACCCAGCCCTGA
- a CDS encoding tartrate dehydrogenase has product MTRVGYRIALIPGDGIGAEVVPPAAAVLQAIGHRHGITFDFDEFDWSCQRYVHEGAMMPTDGIDTIRGHDAILLGAVGWQGVPDSISLWGLLIPLRRAFHQYVNLRPIMVFDGVRSPLTAAKDATRVDGVDFVIVRENVEGEYSEIGGRMNRGLASEQAIQTAVFTRPGISRVAEYAFGLAAGRRGRVTSATKSNGIVHTMPFWDEVVSEVAEDHPGVALRSEHIDALAAKIVLEPAAFDVIVASNLFGDVLSDLAAAVAGSIGIAPSGNLNPEREFPSMFEPVHGSAPDIAGRDLANPVGAIWSAAMMLEHLGHREAATEILDAVRALFVDGIRTRDIGGSAGTAEFTRELLKRID; this is encoded by the coding sequence ATGACCCGCGTGGGGTACCGGATCGCACTGATCCCCGGTGACGGAATCGGCGCCGAGGTCGTTCCGCCCGCGGCCGCAGTCCTGCAGGCCATCGGCCACCGCCATGGGATCACCTTCGACTTCGATGAGTTCGACTGGTCGTGCCAGCGTTACGTGCATGAGGGGGCTATGATGCCCACCGACGGCATCGATACGATTCGCGGTCACGACGCGATTCTGCTCGGCGCCGTCGGCTGGCAGGGGGTACCGGACAGTATCTCCCTCTGGGGTTTGCTGATTCCCCTCCGACGGGCGTTCCACCAGTATGTGAACCTGCGGCCGATCATGGTCTTCGATGGTGTGCGTTCACCCCTGACCGCCGCGAAGGACGCCACTCGCGTTGACGGGGTGGACTTCGTCATCGTCCGGGAGAACGTCGAGGGCGAGTACTCCGAGATCGGCGGACGGATGAATCGGGGACTAGCCTCCGAACAGGCCATCCAGACAGCGGTCTTCACCAGGCCAGGAATCTCCAGAGTCGCCGAGTACGCTTTCGGTCTGGCCGCCGGCCGACGCGGACGTGTCACATCGGCGACGAAATCGAACGGGATCGTCCACACGATGCCGTTTTGGGACGAGGTCGTGTCGGAGGTCGCCGAGGATCACCCCGGCGTCGCGCTCCGCAGTGAACACATCGACGCGCTGGCGGCCAAGATCGTTCTGGAGCCGGCCGCTTTCGACGTCATCGTCGCATCCAACCTCTTCGGCGATGTGCTCTCCGACCTCGCTGCCGCGGTTGCGGGTTCGATCGGGATCGCGCCGTCGGGCAACCTCAACCCGGAGCGCGAATTCCCCTCGATGTTCGAACCGGTGCACGGATCGGCCCCCGACATCGCCGGACGCGATCTCGCCAATCCGGTGGGTGCCATATGGTCCGCGGCGATGATGCTCGAGCACCTCGGACACCGCGAGGCGGCGACCGAGATCCTGGACGCCGTGCGCGCGCTGTTCGTCGACGGGATACGCACCCGCGACATCGGCGGTTCGGCCGGCACCGCCGAGTTCACCCGGGAACTGCTGAAGCGAATCGACTAG
- a CDS encoding HutD/Ves family protein — MTIDHAPPLQRSDIPVRIVRAADLAATPWRNGGGVTRRIVTGGPADGPDWTLSIADIDSSCRFSQFPGMDRTAVVVGNDPVELTVNDTTHTLALLDRVTFAGEDIVSATPIRRPTRLLNLMMQRATCDGTLTLRHVRGTVDAVTDDTVALVVLAGHLIIDQQQLRRWDTVVLTDLTPQIRGAATVAAVRLHSEENP, encoded by the coding sequence ATGACGATCGACCACGCCCCACCCCTCCAACGCTCCGACATACCCGTCCGAATCGTGCGCGCGGCAGACCTCGCCGCCACGCCATGGCGCAACGGCGGCGGCGTCACCCGGCGAATCGTCACCGGCGGCCCCGCCGACGGCCCGGACTGGACCCTGAGCATCGCCGACATCGACTCTTCCTGTCGGTTCTCACAGTTCCCCGGAATGGATCGAACGGCCGTCGTCGTGGGCAACGACCCGGTGGAACTCACCGTCAACGACACGACGCACACCCTGGCGCTTCTCGACCGCGTGACTTTCGCGGGCGAGGACATCGTGTCCGCCACCCCCATCCGGCGGCCGACACGACTGCTCAACCTGATGATGCAGCGCGCCACGTGCGACGGCACGCTCACCCTCCGCCACGTCCGAGGCACGGTCGATGCCGTTACCGACGACACCGTCGCGCTGGTGGTGCTCGCCGGCCACCTCATCATCGATCAGCAGCAATTGCGCCGCTGGGACACTGTCGTTCTCACCGATCTGACACCCCAGATCCGTGGTGCCGCAACTGTCGCCGCCGTCCGGCTGCACTCCGAGGAGAATCCATGA
- a CDS encoding SDR family NAD(P)-dependent oxidoreductase, with the protein MSDLLSGKVAIITGGSQGMGAAQAQLFVDEGAHVVIADIADDLGQELAEKLGEAATYAHLDVSDADAWKTVITDTVTTHGRLDILVNNAGVYKRAMIEDTTLELLDFHYRINQLGVFLGMQAAFPAMRDSGGGSIINVSSISGLGALPGHAAYGTTKWAVRGMTKYAAREFGPHGVRVNSTHPGFIDTTMLLENSEELNSSIETVTPLGRRGSVVELAEVTAFLASDQSSYVNGAEMTIDGGASI; encoded by the coding sequence ATGTCCGACCTGCTCAGCGGGAAAGTCGCCATCATCACCGGTGGCTCTCAGGGGATGGGGGCCGCACAGGCCCAACTCTTCGTCGACGAGGGCGCACATGTCGTCATCGCCGATATCGCCGATGACCTCGGCCAGGAGCTCGCCGAGAAGCTCGGCGAGGCCGCCACCTACGCACACCTGGACGTCTCCGACGCCGACGCGTGGAAGACGGTGATCACCGACACGGTGACCACCCACGGTCGCCTCGACATCCTGGTCAACAATGCCGGCGTCTACAAGCGCGCGATGATCGAGGACACCACACTCGAGCTGCTCGACTTCCATTACCGCATCAATCAACTCGGCGTATTCCTCGGCATGCAGGCGGCTTTCCCGGCGATGCGCGACTCGGGTGGCGGGTCGATCATCAACGTCTCGTCCATCTCCGGTCTGGGCGCACTCCCCGGCCACGCCGCTTACGGCACCACCAAGTGGGCCGTGCGCGGAATGACCAAGTACGCCGCACGCGAGTTCGGTCCGCATGGTGTGCGGGTCAACTCGACGCATCCGGGCTTCATCGACACGACAATGCTGCTGGAGAACTCCGAGGAGTTGAACTCGAGTATCGAGACCGTGACCCCGCTGGGACGCCGGGGTTCGGTCGTCGAACTTGCCGAGGTCACCGCGTTTCTCGCATCCGACCAGAGCAGCTACGTCAACGGCGCCGAGATGACCATCGACGGCGGCGCCAGCATCTGA
- a CDS encoding polysaccharide deacetylase family protein → MGHLQLPPGKKIAVSLGTDFDAQCLWLGGFNRPTPSFMSRGEFGAKVGVPRLLDLYKQFDVRTTWFVPGHSVDTFTEECKAVADNGHEFGHHGYYHENPTMISADTERRLVDLAFDTFKNVLGVRPVGYRSPYWDYSESTLDILEDTGMIYDTSLMGRDYHPYHPQRWQINWEKANVAGRASRVLEIPVSWYLDDFPPLAYTGTQAGMQDSRTILQRWKDIFDFGYQREENPVFATCVHPQIIGQPHHLMWYEELLGYIAGHEGVWFATLEEIAKAWVPDEEDQKLFELPDLRGVEPTPAESGWV, encoded by the coding sequence ATGGGACACCTGCAACTGCCGCCCGGGAAGAAGATCGCCGTCAGCCTGGGCACCGACTTCGACGCGCAATGTCTGTGGTTGGGCGGATTCAACCGTCCCACGCCGTCATTCATGTCGCGCGGCGAGTTCGGCGCGAAGGTCGGCGTGCCACGACTCCTGGACCTGTACAAGCAGTTCGACGTCCGGACCACCTGGTTCGTACCGGGACACTCGGTCGACACCTTCACCGAAGAATGCAAGGCCGTCGCCGACAACGGCCACGAGTTCGGCCATCACGGCTACTACCATGAGAACCCGACGATGATCTCCGCCGACACCGAACGCCGGCTCGTCGACCTCGCCTTCGACACCTTCAAGAACGTGCTCGGAGTCCGCCCCGTCGGATACCGATCCCCGTACTGGGACTACAGCGAGAGCACGCTGGACATCCTCGAGGACACCGGCATGATCTACGACACCAGCCTGATGGGACGCGACTACCACCCGTATCATCCGCAGCGCTGGCAGATCAATTGGGAGAAGGCCAATGTCGCCGGACGCGCGAGCCGAGTGCTCGAGATCCCGGTGAGCTGGTACCTCGACGACTTCCCACCGCTCGCGTACACCGGGACCCAAGCGGGGATGCAAGACTCTCGCACCATCCTGCAACGGTGGAAGGACATCTTCGACTTCGGGTATCAACGAGAGGAAAACCCCGTCTTCGCGACCTGCGTGCACCCGCAGATCATCGGGCAGCCACACCATCTCATGTGGTACGAGGAGTTGCTCGGCTACATCGCCGGTCACGAGGGTGTCTGGTTCGCAACCCTCGAGGAGATCGCGAAGGCCTGGGTTCCCGACGAGGAGGACCAGAAACTCTTCGAACTACCCGACTTGCGCGGTGTCGAACCGACTCCCGCCGAATCCGGCTGGGTCTGA
- a CDS encoding ABC transporter substrate-binding protein — MGRSVRIDEGPWSGAPFVVRVRRSGQLGIIERGTPDDVPVELVRLATAMFRTSLTKCSFLWRPNSDAMLCRVTVELHTDGSVDHVLLAGEQITELPHGLSGRELEVLTLLVTGRGNVQVAEDLFISDRTAASHIKNVLQKLGMPTRTAAATYALDAGLLQVPLPGATEYYAKLSVGRLVRAAAVDQSSTVSTHRRPSAPGIIHRRRRKLVVGAAVPRTGLGRDDGREMLNGLQLAMDEINAAGGVRGREVKPLLVDVDVTSSVSVRSAFDQLLSGGADVLTSGYLAAQDVAHEIAGDSGIPYLHAATSGVMERAVQNDLGRFGHVFQVCASDTSYAPAFVSYMQSLCDAGHWRSPSKRLVVLQKNWSHVDFGVSAAASLAEESGWQLEVVPVTGSNADGGWARAVQQALTEPAAAVMIGSYFVEDVEQAVLALHDSGSPTLAYAIYAPSVPAFRDRLGAAAEGVLWATMTGTYSDTRGVAFSRRYTRRFGVRPGRSHAGLAYDRMHRIALAWRMSEDLTDPGEVATALRSHPYRGVNGTYNFDTPGQAAQGFAGPVGDPSLAQPQLIFQIQDGAQVIVSGGPFTTGEFRLPGSLEMSSGR; from the coding sequence GTGGGTAGATCTGTCCGAATCGACGAGGGTCCCTGGAGCGGTGCGCCTTTTGTGGTGCGTGTCCGACGCTCGGGGCAGCTCGGCATCATCGAGCGAGGGACGCCTGACGATGTGCCCGTCGAACTGGTCCGACTGGCTACCGCGATGTTCCGGACGTCCCTGACGAAGTGCAGTTTCCTCTGGCGCCCCAACTCCGATGCCATGTTGTGTCGGGTCACCGTGGAACTGCACACCGACGGCAGTGTCGATCACGTTCTCCTCGCTGGTGAACAGATCACCGAGCTTCCGCACGGCCTGTCGGGTCGCGAACTCGAAGTGCTCACTCTCCTTGTCACCGGACGCGGAAACGTGCAGGTGGCCGAGGACCTGTTCATCTCGGACCGGACTGCGGCATCGCACATCAAGAACGTCCTTCAGAAACTGGGAATGCCGACGAGAACGGCCGCCGCCACGTATGCGCTCGACGCGGGTCTGCTGCAGGTGCCGCTGCCGGGCGCCACCGAGTACTACGCCAAGTTGTCTGTCGGTCGACTCGTGCGCGCCGCGGCGGTAGACCAGTCGAGCACCGTTTCCACGCACCGCCGCCCGTCGGCGCCGGGGATCATCCACCGGCGGCGTCGCAAGCTCGTGGTCGGGGCTGCGGTCCCGCGCACCGGCCTCGGTCGCGACGACGGACGCGAGATGCTCAACGGACTTCAGCTCGCCATGGATGAGATCAACGCGGCCGGCGGTGTTCGAGGGCGTGAGGTCAAACCGCTGTTGGTCGATGTCGACGTCACGTCATCGGTGTCGGTGAGGTCGGCATTCGATCAGCTTCTCAGCGGCGGCGCCGACGTACTGACCTCGGGGTATCTCGCGGCCCAGGACGTCGCTCACGAGATCGCCGGCGACTCCGGAATCCCGTATCTGCACGCAGCCACCAGCGGCGTCATGGAACGCGCTGTCCAAAATGACCTGGGACGCTTCGGCCATGTGTTCCAGGTCTGTGCCAGCGACACGAGCTATGCGCCGGCCTTCGTCTCGTACATGCAGTCGCTGTGCGATGCCGGCCACTGGCGTAGTCCCTCGAAACGTCTTGTGGTGCTGCAAAAGAACTGGAGTCACGTCGACTTCGGTGTCTCGGCAGCCGCCTCGCTGGCCGAGGAGTCGGGCTGGCAGCTCGAGGTGGTGCCCGTCACCGGTTCGAATGCTGATGGCGGATGGGCCCGGGCCGTACAACAGGCATTGACCGAACCCGCGGCCGCGGTGATGATCGGCAGCTACTTCGTCGAGGACGTCGAGCAAGCGGTTCTGGCCTTGCACGACTCCGGTTCGCCAACGCTCGCATATGCAATCTATGCACCCTCCGTGCCGGCGTTCCGGGACCGCCTCGGTGCTGCCGCCGAAGGAGTCCTCTGGGCGACGATGACCGGGACCTATTCGGACACTCGCGGTGTGGCGTTCAGCCGCCGCTACACTCGCCGCTTCGGTGTCCGCCCGGGACGCTCGCACGCCGGCCTCGCCTACGATCGCATGCACCGCATCGCGTTGGCGTGGCGGATGTCGGAGGATCTCACCGATCCCGGCGAGGTGGCCACGGCGTTGCGGTCGCATCCCTATCGAGGGGTGAACGGCACCTACAACTTCGACACGCCCGGGCAGGCGGCGCAGGGCTTTGCGGGTCCTGTCGGTGATCCCTCGCTGGCCCAACCGCAATTGATCTTCCAGATCCAGGACGGCGCCCAGGTGATCGTGAGTGGGGGACCGTTCACGACCGGAGAGTTCCGTCTGCCCGGGAGTCTCGAGATGTCCTCCGGTCGCTAG
- a CDS encoding penicillin acylase family protein, translated as MNPTAHSDPQPLTADRSDPRQDEYCVSDLTDDVEILVDTWGIPHVYATTRMDAFVAQGFHAARDRLFQIDLWRRRGLGLLAEVLGPEYVSQDRATRLFLYRGDMRSEWLSYSTDAEETVSAFVAGVNAYVSWALQDPERRLPPEFGALGFLPAYWRPEDVVRIRTHGLLYNVEQELARALTLRDLGAPGEEFRSVREPAGELDDADVSLYAHLRDEVLDVYREAFAPVDFGTATASEVSTPSGSNNWVIAPWLSASGRPVMANDPHRAVTLPALRYLAHLEAPGLSVIGAGEPNLPGISIGHNGRVAFGLTIWPVDHEDMYIYELHPTDDSRYRYRGGWEKFEVVEESSPVAGEADVVHQLSYTRHGPVVYTDLDARRVVAIRAVWLEPGMAPYLASLEYQDAADADEFRRALRRWGAPGVNMVYASKDGDIGWQASALVPRRVGWDGSRPVPGDGTFEWDGFASVDELPSAVNPESGWFTTSNQNNVPDVHDSVALPTTVDWYSSARHERLRAWFTSGAPLDVESSINMQSNADNVHGRRLLEALSGVATPEGFATEWRELQEWDGTESIDSRAALIFQVWQRRHFRPWLVDTCFQRLGVPAENAAAGRHRLLRADTLFSDIRPDLRMVASFDQNDDGDLQLLGKGVAETLPSALAEIADLLGPDRDRWQWGALHRTTLRHAVLSKTPNTPSEWGELAPVPRSGSGDTVGLTGYDAEFNAVMGSSFRIAVDVGEWDSSLVLNSPGQSGDPRSDHYADLLPAWQSDTAFQLAYSREAVESVVARRIVLRSAASDEAPTR; from the coding sequence ATGAACCCCACCGCCCACAGCGACCCGCAACCGCTGACTGCCGACCGGAGCGACCCTCGGCAAGACGAATATTGCGTATCCGACTTGACCGACGACGTGGAGATCCTCGTCGACACGTGGGGCATTCCCCACGTCTACGCGACCACACGAATGGATGCCTTTGTCGCCCAGGGCTTCCATGCCGCACGAGACAGGCTCTTCCAGATCGATCTGTGGCGGCGGCGCGGATTGGGTTTGCTGGCCGAGGTTCTCGGGCCCGAGTATGTGTCACAGGACCGCGCGACCCGTCTGTTCCTCTATCGCGGCGACATGCGCTCGGAATGGCTCTCCTACAGCACCGATGCCGAGGAGACCGTGAGCGCATTCGTGGCCGGAGTGAATGCCTACGTGTCCTGGGCTCTGCAAGATCCGGAACGGCGGCTGCCGCCGGAGTTCGGTGCGCTCGGGTTCCTTCCGGCGTACTGGCGCCCCGAGGACGTCGTACGCATCCGGACGCACGGACTGCTGTACAACGTCGAACAGGAACTCGCCCGCGCACTCACCCTGCGCGACCTGGGGGCCCCGGGGGAAGAGTTCCGATCGGTACGCGAGCCGGCGGGTGAGCTCGACGATGCGGATGTGAGCCTCTACGCCCACCTTCGCGATGAGGTCCTCGACGTTTACCGTGAGGCCTTTGCGCCGGTCGACTTCGGCACGGCGACTGCGTCGGAGGTGTCGACGCCCTCCGGCAGCAACAACTGGGTGATCGCGCCGTGGTTGTCGGCGTCGGGCCGACCGGTGATGGCCAACGATCCGCACCGGGCCGTCACCCTGCCGGCATTGCGCTATCTCGCCCACCTCGAGGCGCCCGGGCTCAGCGTCATCGGCGCCGGAGAACCCAACCTGCCGGGAATCTCGATCGGACACAACGGACGTGTCGCCTTCGGCCTGACGATCTGGCCGGTCGATCACGAGGACATGTACATCTACGAGCTGCATCCCACCGACGATTCCCGCTATCGATACCGGGGCGGCTGGGAGAAGTTCGAGGTCGTCGAGGAATCGTCGCCGGTTGCCGGAGAAGCCGATGTCGTCCACCAACTCTCGTATACCCGCCACGGACCGGTCGTGTACACGGATCTGGATGCGCGGAGGGTCGTGGCGATACGAGCGGTCTGGTTGGAGCCGGGAATGGCCCCCTACCTCGCCAGCCTCGAGTATCAGGACGCCGCGGACGCCGACGAGTTCCGCCGTGCGTTACGTCGTTGGGGCGCGCCCGGAGTGAACATGGTGTACGCCAGCAAGGACGGCGACATCGGTTGGCAAGCCAGCGCCTTGGTGCCACGCCGCGTGGGTTGGGATGGTTCGAGGCCGGTCCCGGGAGACGGCACATTCGAATGGGACGGATTCGCGTCCGTTGACGAGCTCCCATCGGCGGTCAATCCCGAGAGCGGCTGGTTCACCACGTCGAACCAGAACAACGTGCCCGACGTCCACGACAGCGTGGCACTGCCGACCACGGTGGATTGGTATTCGAGTGCGCGCCATGAACGTTTGCGCGCGTGGTTCACCAGCGGTGCGCCGCTGGATGTGGAGTCCAGCATCAACATGCAGTCCAACGCCGACAATGTTCATGGACGCCGGTTGCTGGAAGCACTCTCCGGTGTCGCCACGCCGGAGGGGTTTGCCACGGAGTGGCGGGAGCTGCAGGAGTGGGACGGGACCGAGTCCATCGATTCGCGTGCGGCACTGATCTTCCAGGTCTGGCAGCGACGACACTTCCGGCCGTGGCTGGTCGACACGTGCTTCCAGCGCCTTGGTGTTCCGGCGGAAAACGCGGCGGCGGGGCGTCACCGACTGCTACGGGCAGACACACTGTTTTCCGATATCAGGCCCGACCTGCGCATGGTCGCGTCATTCGACCAGAACGACGACGGGGATCTTCAACTCCTCGGCAAAGGGGTCGCCGAGACGTTGCCGTCCGCCCTCGCCGAAATCGCGGACCTCCTTGGTCCGGACCGAGACCGCTGGCAGTGGGGAGCGCTTCACCGGACCACATTGCGACATGCGGTCTTGTCCAAGACACCGAACACACCTTCCGAATGGGGTGAGTTGGCACCCGTTCCGCGCTCCGGCAGCGGCGACACAGTGGGACTCACCGGGTACGACGCAGAGTTCAACGCCGTGATGGGGTCGAGCTTCCGGATCGCCGTCGACGTCGGAGAGTGGGACAGCAGTCTGGTACTCAATTCGCCCGGCCAATCCGGTGATCCGCGTTCGGATCACTACGCCGATCTGTTGCCTGCCTGGCAATCAGACACGGCCTTCCAGTTGGCGTACAGCCGAGAAGCGGTGGAATCCGTTGTCGCACGACGTATCGTCCTGCGTTCCGCGGCGAGCGACGAGGCGCCGACCCGATGA
- a CDS encoding NAD(P)/FAD-dependent oxidoreductase, whose translation MTPTTTRFLIVGGGLEGLAIAWSLADQGETDVLVVERDTLCSGMTGKSSGVVRCHYGNPSLAAMSWYGVDIFTRATELFGDDMAFQQCGYVVGVGENNVGPLRANVEMMQGLGIDVDFIGHDTMAELWPGLHLDDFAAFAYEPLGGRGEAYMAGMAFAAAARKLGVKVRQSTTVTELLQGDDGRVVGAALANGDTIYADTVIVAAGPWTPALTEPVGVPVDVRAQRAQLVLIDQGEPTPVVPVLSDLAGLSYICREPNGELLMGNSDHSAPQYIDPDNYINRADESTIDKIIMKAGHRLPDMPDPRITSSYVGAYDVTPDYNPIIGPAPVDGLFLATGFSGHGFKISPAVGKLVADLLLSGSTTLKNVDPRDFRHSRFAEGDLLLSLNPYEGAGEMR comes from the coding sequence ATGACCCCCACCACCACACGTTTCCTCATCGTCGGCGGCGGCCTCGAAGGCCTCGCCATCGCCTGGTCGCTGGCCGATCAGGGCGAGACCGACGTCCTCGTCGTCGAACGGGACACGCTGTGCTCCGGGATGACCGGCAAGTCCAGCGGCGTCGTCCGTTGCCACTACGGCAACCCGTCGCTGGCCGCGATGAGCTGGTACGGCGTCGACATCTTCACCCGCGCAACGGAATTGTTCGGTGACGACATGGCTTTCCAGCAATGTGGTTACGTGGTCGGTGTCGGCGAGAACAACGTCGGCCCGTTGCGCGCGAACGTCGAGATGATGCAAGGTCTCGGCATCGACGTCGACTTCATCGGCCACGACACGATGGCCGAGCTGTGGCCGGGTCTGCACCTCGACGACTTCGCCGCCTTCGCCTACGAGCCGCTCGGCGGGCGTGGTGAGGCCTATATGGCCGGCATGGCGTTCGCTGCCGCGGCCCGCAAGCTCGGCGTGAAGGTCCGCCAGTCGACGACGGTGACCGAGCTCCTGCAAGGTGACGACGGACGCGTCGTCGGCGCCGCACTGGCCAACGGGGACACCATCTACGCCGACACGGTGATCGTCGCGGCCGGCCCGTGGACCCCGGCACTCACCGAGCCGGTCGGCGTGCCGGTCGACGTGCGCGCACAGCGCGCGCAGCTCGTGCTGATCGATCAGGGCGAGCCGACCCCGGTGGTGCCGGTGCTCTCCGATCTGGCGGGCCTGTCCTACATCTGTCGCGAACCCAACGGCGAACTGCTGATGGGGAACTCGGATCACTCTGCGCCGCAGTACATCGATCCGGACAACTACATCAACCGCGCCGACGAGTCCACCATCGACAAGATCATCATGAAGGCGGGGCATCGCCTGCCCGACATGCCGGATCCGCGGATCACCAGCAGCTATGTCGGCGCCTACGACGTGACGCCGGACTACAACCCGATCATCGGCCCCGCGCCGGTCGACGGGCTGTTCCTGGCGACCGGATTCTCCGGTCACGGCTTCAAGATCTCCCCCGCCGTCGGCAAACTCGTCGCCGATCTGCTGCTCAGCGGCTCCACGACGCTGAAGAACGTCGACCCCCGAGACTTCCGGCACTCCCGATTCGCCGAGGGCGATCTGTTGCTGAGCCTGAACCCGTATGAGGGGGCCGGCGAGATGCGGTGA
- a CDS encoding LysR substrate-binding domain-containing protein, with protein MELRHLRYFRVLADELHFGRAAARLHISQPPLTAHIKELEREVGARLFDRTTRRVALTGAGEVFAERVDALLDDLDDAVLEARDHAEGRRGRIRVGFVSSASGTVLPPGLRIFREIHPMVRVDLSPLTTREQLDALTAGSLDVGLIRSGGADPGLTVEPLFAEPMVAVVPVEHALASHESIDVDDLVDERLILFPNDLMPAYVAQIWALFATVGAEPLVVQEAIHHETVVGLVSAGVGISILPASVGRFRPADVVIRTINNAPTTELLIARPTDLAKPAVDGFVECLRAAQRVDA; from the coding sequence ATGGAGCTGCGTCACCTTCGGTATTTCCGCGTGCTTGCCGACGAACTGCACTTCGGACGGGCGGCCGCTCGGCTGCACATCTCCCAACCGCCGCTGACCGCACACATCAAAGAACTGGAGCGGGAGGTCGGCGCGCGGCTTTTCGATCGCACCACGCGGCGCGTGGCGTTGACTGGGGCCGGGGAGGTGTTCGCCGAGAGGGTCGATGCGTTGCTCGATGACCTCGACGATGCGGTACTCGAAGCCCGTGACCATGCAGAGGGGCGGCGCGGGCGCATTCGGGTCGGCTTCGTCAGTTCGGCGAGCGGGACGGTGCTGCCGCCGGGGTTGCGGATCTTCCGCGAGATCCACCCGATGGTCCGCGTGGATCTGTCTCCGCTGACAACTCGGGAGCAGCTCGATGCTCTGACGGCAGGGTCTCTCGACGTCGGGCTGATCCGATCCGGGGGAGCCGACCCCGGGTTGACGGTGGAACCGCTGTTCGCCGAGCCGATGGTCGCGGTCGTCCCGGTGGAGCACGCGCTTGCCTCACATGAGAGCATCGACGTCGACGACCTCGTCGACGAGCGGCTCATCCTGTTCCCCAACGACCTCATGCCGGCGTATGTGGCGCAGATCTGGGCCCTGTTCGCCACCGTCGGCGCCGAGCCCCTGGTGGTGCAGGAGGCTATCCATCACGAGACCGTGGTCGGCTTGGTGTCGGCGGGTGTCGGGATTTCCATCCTGCCGGCATCGGTGGGACGGTTCCGGCCGGCCGATGTGGTGATCCGGACCATCAACAATGCGCCGACCACGGAGCTGTTGATCGCGCGTCCGACCGATCTTGCGAAGCCGGCCGTCGACGGGTTCGTTGAATGTCTGCGGGCCGCGCAGCGGGTGGACGCCTGA